Below is a genomic region from Acidobacteriota bacterium.
GGCCTCGGTCTTCGCCCTCCTGGGGGAGCTCCAGCAGAAAGCGGCCTATCAGGCCGAAATGCGGTCGCTGATCCAGGACACGCGCCTGGCGCTCGACACCGTCGAGCGCTTTGCGCGCCAGGCGGGGAACGACCCGCACAGGACCGGGATCGAGGGGGTCAGCCTCCGGAGCCCCTCCTCCGTGAGGCTCAGAACCGATATCAAGGGAGCGGCCGGGGGGGACAAGGGAGACCCCGACGGGGACATGGAAGATTCCGACGAGGATGTGGTCCTCCGGTTCAACCCCTCCGCTGGCACCCTGGAAATGGTCTCCGGCTCGGGCCCGCCCCAGATTGTGACCGGCCGCATTTCCGATCTGGCGTTTCGGTATTACAATGAGTCCGGGGGGATGGCGGCCGAGGGGGAGCGGGTGTGCAGAATCGGGATCACCCTCCGGGGCGCCACCCTGTCGGCCGACCCCCGAACGGGTCGCCGCCACGGGGTGGAACTCGAGGGGGAGGTCCGGGTAAGAACCTGAAGCATTACATTATGACTTTAGGTCTATTTAGCTATGTATTATCATTTTTTGGACATGATTCAGGATATCCAAAACGAGGTGTTCCCATGAGAGTATCCGTTTTTGCCGTCGCACTCAGCCTGGCCCTGGCGGTTGCGCTCCAGGCGCAATCGCTGGGCGATCTCGCCAAAAAGGAAAAAGAGCGCCGGGAGGCGATCGGACAGGTCCGGGTGATCACGGGCGAGGAAGCGGCCCGGTACTCCACCGGCCAGGCCGAGGAGCCGGCCACCGCCGAGAGTGCGCCGCCGGCGGAGAAGGAAGCCGCCGCGGTTGCCGCCGACCCGGACGAGCCGGTAGATTTCGAGGGGCGCCCCGAAAGCTTCTGGCGCAAGACCATGGCCGAAGCGCGCCTCGCGGTCAAGGACCTCGAGAGGGAGCGGGACACCCTCGTCCTCAAGATCAACCAGCTCCAGGATCAATTCTACAAGCAGTCGGACGGCTTTCACCGGGAAGACATTCAGCGGGAATTGCAGAAAAGCTACTACCTGCAGGACCTGAACAAGGAAAACCTGGCCAAAGCCAGGGACGCGCTCGCCGACCTGGAGAAAGAGGCGCGCAGGAGCGGCGCCCTTCCCGGCTGGATCGAGGATTAAGCTCCTCCGGCGCGGACGCGCCCGCCGGGGTCCCGGCCGGGGGTCACTCTCCCAGCGGCCGGGACCCCGTGAGCAGCACCGTGATCCCCCCGCTCACCCGCCGGCAGTGCACCCCCTCGAGCCCGGCACGGATGGCCCGTTCCCTCAGCTCCTCGGCGGGCGGAAACTCCTCCACGCTCCGGGGAAGGTAGCCGTAGGCCCCGTCCACCCCCGACACCCATTTCCCGATCCGGGGCAACACCCTCAGAAAATAGAACCGGTAGCACCCCGACACCACCGGCAGCCGCGGCATGCCGAAATCGAGCACGGCCAGGACCCCCCCGGGACGCAGCACCCGCCTCATTTCCTCGAGTCCCCGGTCGAGGTCGGCGAGGTTCCGCAGCACGAAGGCGCTGACGACGGCGTCGAACGACCGGTCGCCGAAAGGAAGGTGCAGCGCGTCGGCTTCCAGGAGTTCGATCGCGCGGCCGGCGCGCGCGACCTTTTCGGCCCCCCGCTCGAGCATGGGACGGCTGAAGTCGCAGCCGACCACCCGCCCGAGGCGCGAAACCGCCAGGGCGAGATCGGCCGTCCCGCATCCCACGTCCAGGATCAGGGGAGAGGGGGCGCGGAGCCGCCGCCCGACCTCGCGTACGCACGCGGCGCGCCAGCGCCGGTCCAGGTTGGCCGACAGGGCATGATTGAGAAAATCGTAGCGGCCGGCGATCGCCCCGAAAATGCGGCGGACACTGCGCGCCCTTTCCTCGCCTCCCGGGAGCCTAGTCAAGGTCGCCGTTCCCGCCGAGGAACCGCCCGAGGAACCGCCGCAGGGACCGGGCGTCGATCCCGTTGAAGACCGCCCCCTCCCCCAGGCCGCGCAGGAGCACCATCCGGACGTCCCCCCCGCCGAATTTCTTGTCGCGCAGAAGCGCGCGCCACACCGCTTCCGGTCCCAGCCCGCCGACGGCCGGGAGCGGGCCCGCTTTTCGTATCAGCCGGTTCAGGCGCCCGGTCTCCTCCGCGCCGAGCACCCCCAGTTCCCTGCCGTACCCCAGGGCGGCGATCATGCCCCAGGCGACCGCCTCCCCGTGCGTGAACCTGCGGTAACCCCCCGCCGCCTCGATGGCATGGCCGATGGTATGCCCGTAATTCAGGATCATCCGCAGCCCGCCCTCCGTTTCGTCCAGGGAGACCACCTCCGCCTTGATCCCGGCCGCGGCCACGATGATGTGCTCCAGGGCTCCCGGGTGGCGGTTCAGGATGTCGGGAAGTCTCCGGTCGATGTAATCGAGCAGCGGCCGGCTGCGGATGGCGCCGCACTTGAGGACCTCGAAAAGGCCCGATCGCAGCTGCCGGCCTGGGAGGGTCTCGAGCACGCCGGTGTCGGCGAGAACGGCCGAGGGCTGGTGAAAGGCGCCGACGAGGTTCTTCCCCTGGGGGACGTTGATGCCCGTCTTCCCGCCGATGGAGCTGTCCACCTGGGAGAGGAGGGTCGTCGGGACCATCACGAAACGGATGCCGCGCATGAAGGTGGCGGCGGCGAACCCGGCGATGTCCCCGGTCACCCCGCCGCCGAAGGCCAGGATCCAGGAGCGCCGGTCGGCGCGGGCCCGGAACAGGCCGTCATAGATTTTCAGAAGGGTCTGGTGGTTCTTGTACCGTTCCCCGTCGGGGATCCGGATGAGGGGGGAGGGGCCGAAAGCGCCCCTGAGCGCCCCGAGCAGCCGGTCGCCGTGGAGCCGCAGAACGGTACTGTTGGCCACGATGACGGGGGCCGTCCGGAACCCCTGCCGGGAGAGGATATCCCCGGAACGGGCGAGCGCCCCTCCTCCGACGACGACGCGGTAGCTGCGTTCCTTCAGGTTTACTGTGAGAGTCTTCACGATTCCGGTCCCGAAACGAAGGGGCGGCCGCCCCGCACGCCTAACGCGAGATCCCCTCCGAGGGGCTGCTGGCCGTGGCGTAGAGTTTTCTGGGGATGCGGCCCGCCTTGAACGCCGCCCGGCCGGCTTCCACGGCCAGGTTCATCGCCCGGGCCATGGCGACCGGATCCCCGGCCCCGGCGATCCCCGTGTTCATCAGCACGGCGTCGCTGCCCAGTTCCATCGCCAGGCTGGCGTCCGAGGCCGTCCCCACCCCCGCGTCGACGATGACGGGGAGGTTGACGGTCTCCATGATGATCCGGAGGTTGGCGGGGTTCTGGATCCCCATTCCCGACCCGATCGGGGCGCCCAGGGGCATGATGGCGGCCGCGCCGGCGTCCTCCAGTTTCCGGGCCATGACGGGGTCGTCGTTGGTGTAGGGCAGGACCACGAACCCTTCCCGGACCAGGATGCGGGTGGCCTCGAGCAACGCGCCGGTATCGGGGAAGAGGGTCTTCTCGTCCCCGATGACCTCGAGCTTCACCCAGTCGCTCAGTCCCGCCTCCCGCCCGAGCATCGCCGTCCGGACGGCATCGTCGGCCGTATAGCAGCCGGCCGTGTTGGGCAGAAGCGTGTAGCGCTCCGTGTCGATGTAGTCGAGCATCGATTCCGAGGAACGGTCCAGGTTCACCCGGCGCACCGCCACCGTCACGATTTCGGCGCCCGAGGCCTCGAGCGCTTCCTTCATGAGGGGGAAGGTCTCGTATTTTCCCGTCCCCACCAGGAGGCGCGAGCGGAATGTCTTCCCTCCCAGAACCAGTGGATCCGTTTCCCGTGCATAGGCCATGACCGCTATCCTCCGCCGACGAATTGGACAATCTCGACGCGATCCCGGTCGGCTATCGGCGTTGCGTCCCACTCCGCCCGGCGCACGATGGCGCGGTTCAGTTCGACCGCGACCTGATTCCCCTCGATCCCCAGGACCCCGAGCAGTTCCCGGACGCTGGCCACCGGGGGTATCGTGCGCATCTTGCCGTTGATTTCGAGCGTTATGGTTTTCATGGACCCCACATCATAAGCGCCGCGCGAAAGACAAATCAAGTCCCGCCTGCTCCCCGGCCGCGGAAACCGGGCGCTTTCGCGCATGGACGCCGGCCCGCCGATGATGTAGGGTATCCTCTCATGAACACCTACGCGCGCGAACTGGAAAAAGCCCTGGAAATAGCCACCGCCGCCGGAGAAGTGGCCCTCGGCCACTTCGGCGCCCCCCCGCCGGTCGAGGAGAAGGAAGACGCGTCCCCCGTGACGCGCGCCGACCGGGAAACCGAGCACCGCATCGCCCGGATGCTCGAGGAGCGCTTCCCTCTCGACGGCATCCTGGGGGAGGAGGGGGCGGTCCTTCCCTCCCGCTCGGGCCGCCGCTGGCTCGTCGATCCCATCGACGGGACCAAGGACTTCGTCCGCGGCTCCCCTTACTGGGCCGTCCAGCTGGCGCTGGAGGAAGGGGGCCGGGTGCGCGTGGGGGTGATCCACTGCCCCGCCCTCGACGAGACCCTCCACGCCGCCGCGGGGGCCGGCTGCTTCCTGAACGGCACCCGGGTCGCGGCATCGGCCGTCTCGAGGCTGGACCGGTCCATCGTGACCGTCAGCGGGTTCAACGCGGCGTCGGCCTCGTGGCCCGGTGAGGGCGTCCGGCGCCTGCTCGAGGAGTGCTGGACCGTGCGTGCCTACGGGGGCGCCTGCAACGTCGTGATGCTGGCGCGGGGGAAGGCCGACGTCTGGCTGAGCGGCCGGGGGATGGAGTGGGACTATGCCCCCGCCCGGGTCGTCGCCGACGAATGCGGGGCCCGTTTCCTGACGCGGACCGGGGACGGGCGCATCGACCGCGCCCACTGCGTCCTCTGCGCGCCCGGGGTGGAGCGGGAGGTCCGCCGCCTCCTGGACATTTCCTGTTGCGCGGGCGCCGATTCCATGGAAGATTAGGTGCGGGCGATGGTACCGCACAGACCCTGGAGGGACGATGAGCCACATACAGCTGTTCGCCGTGCAACCCGATAACCGAGAACGGAAGCTGCTGGGAACGATCACCGAAGCCGATCTCGATTTCCTCATCGACAACCTCGAGGAGGAATTTGAAGAGGACGACGACTATTTCCTCAACCGGGACACGCTCGACTACCTCGAGGGGAAGGGGATCGACGCGGAACTGGCCGCCCTGCTGCGCACCGCGCTGGACGAAAACCCGGACGGCGTCGACATCCTGTACATCTACGGCTGAGGCCCCGTTCCCTCCCCCCACCGGCCCGGGACCGCGCGGCCGCAGGAGGGGCACCGTCCCTCCGCGCCGAGGGCGCGGCCGGTAATACGGTACCCGCGCCGCTCGATGAGGAGCCGCCCGCAGCCGGGGCAGCGGGTGTTCTCCCATTCCCCCAGCCGGCCCGGGAGATTGCCGGCATAGACGTAGCGGAGGCCGCTCGCGCGGCCGATCCCGGCGGCGCGCACGAGGTCCGCGGGCGCCGTGCGCCTGGAGTCCGTCATCCGGTAATCGGGGTGAAACGCGGTCACGTGCCAGGGGATGTCCGGAGAGACGCCGGCGATGAATTCGGCCATCCCCCGGAGCTGCGGGTCCGAATCGTTGAAGCCGGGAACGAGGAGCGTCACCACTTCCACCCAGACCCCGCGGCGGAAAAGGGTGCGGATCGAATCGAGCACCGGCTCGAGCCCCCCTCCCAGGCGGCGGTAGCCGCTCTCGTCGAACGTCTTCAGGTCGATCTTGCACAGGTCGAGCCAGGGGCCGATATAGTCCCATGCTTCGGGGGTCGCGAAGCCGTTGGAGACATAGCCCGTCAGCAGTCCCGCCGCGCGCGCCTCCCTGAAAACGGCCGCCGCCCACTCGCCCGTGATGAGGGGCTCGTTGTAGGTGCTGACCACGATCCCGGCGCCGCCGTCGAGCGCCGCGGCGACCAGCCCGCCCGCCGTCGCCTCCTGCGGGAAGACGGCCGAGCCGGGGTCCCGCAGGGCCTGCGACGTGATCCAGTTCTGGCAGTAGTCGCAGCAGAGGTTGCACCCGAGCATGCCGAAGCTGTAGGCCAGCGCGCCCGGGCGCACATGAAAAAAGGGCTTCTTTTCGATCGGGTCGCATTGCGCCCCGGAGACGTAGCCGAAGGGGACGTAGAGCTCCCCCCCGCGGTTGCGGCGCACCCGGCAGGCGCCGCGCGCCCCTTCGGCCATCAGGCAGCGGTGGGCGCAGGCGCGGCAGCGCACCCACCCCCCGTCGAGAATTTCCCGCAGTTCTCCCCGCCCGGTCCGTTCGTCCAGGATGTCCGACAGCGTCCGCATGGGTCCTCCTTCCCGCCCGGCCCCCTCCCGCGGGCAAAAGGAATGTTCGGGCCGCCCGAGCTTCGCGTTACACTCTTCCTTCTTTTATTATAAAATGGAATCCCTATGGAAAAAATCACCGACTGGAGTCAGCTCTGGGAAGAGCTCGTCGAGATCCGGGCGGCGGGGCGCGCAGGCGGCGGCGCCGAAGCCCCCCCGCGCGATCCCTGGAACGAGCGGGCGCGGCAGTTCAAGCAGGGGGTCCGGCGGCGCTGGGAGCGCCCCGACTCGAGCCGCGATTTCATCCTCTCGCAGCTCGACGCCGGTTCGACGGTGCTGGACATAGGCGCCGGGACCGGCTCCTGGGCCGCCCTGCTCGCCCGGCGCGCGCGCCACGTCACCGCCGTGGAGCCCTCGGAGTCCATGATCGCCGTGATGCGCGAAAGCCTCGAGGAGGAGAAGATCGGCAACGTGTCGATCGTGGAGGGGAGCTGGCCCGACGTCTACGTCGAGCCCCACGACTTTTCCCTCTGCTCCCACGCCATGTACGGCTATCCGGACCTGGAAGCCTTCGTCCTGCGCATGATCGCCTGCACCCGCCGCACCTGCTTCCTCCTGTTGCGGGCGCCGTCGCTCGACGGGATCCGCGCCGAGGCGGCGCGCCACATCTGGGGGCAGCCCCTCGACAGCCCCAATTTCACGATCGCCTACAACATCCTCATCGAGATGGGCGTCTATGCCAACGTGCTGATGGAAAACACCGGGCTCTGGAAGCCGCGGGTGAGCGCGAGCATCGAGGAGGCCCACGGGGACCTGAAGCGCTTTCTCGGCCTCACCGACGACCCGGAGCATGACGGCTACCTGCTCACGCTCCTGCGGCGCCGGCTGCACTGGCGCTGCGGCCGCTACCTGTGGCCTCCCGAGGTCCGCTCCGCCCTGGTCTACTGGAACGTGGGCGGCCGCTGACCCCCGCCGTCAATCGGGGACCCGGGCCCAGCGCACCAGCGTCCGGAGAGTCGGGGGCTTGCCGTACATCAGGACCCCCACGCGGAACACCTTCGCCGCGAACCAGAGCGAGGCGCAGGCGCCCGCGGCGCTCGCCGCGACCGCCAGGGCCACCTGCCAGGCGGGGGGGGGCGTGTTCGACGCCATGCGCAGGAGGGTCACGAAGCTCCCGATCGGCGGGATGAAGCTCAAAACGACGGCCATGAGCGAATTCGGGTGACTGCTGATGGGGACCATGAGCAGCCAGGGGACCATGAAAACCGTCATGATCGGCGTCATCAGGGGCTGCGCGTCGCGCAGTTCGCTCACGGCCGAGCCGACGGCCGCCATCAGGGCCGCGACCGTAAAGTACGACAGCACGAAAAAGATCAGCAGGAACAGGAGGAGGACCGGGTCGACCAGCCCGGTCAGGGTGAAGGAGGCGAGCGCCGCGATCCCCATCCCCGCGTACAGGACCAGGATCACGAGCCCCACCGCCATCTGCCCCAGGATCTTCCCCGCCATCAGTTGCCGCGAGGAGAGGGCGCTGAGCAGCAGTTCGACGATGCGGTTCGATTTCTCCTCGATCGTGGTCGTGAGCAGGCTGCTGCTCGAGGTGAGCACCGAAATCAGCAGCAGCACCATGAAGGAGATCGGCAGGATCTGGTTCAGGATCCGGTTCGACCGGCGCTCGCCCTCCTCGGTCAACACCCGCGGGTGCGGGCGCTCGACCCGGGCCAGTTCGGCCACGAGTCCCGGCTCGATCCCGGAACCCCGCAATCTCGCCCCCCGGATGGAATCCTCGAGCCCCTCGTGCAGCTCGTCGACCAGGCGGTCATCCAGCCCGTCCCGCACCAGCAGGTTGTAGTCTTCGAAGCGCCCCCCCTCCCGCGTCACCGCGCCCGCGGGGACCAGGGCGAGGGCCAGGAGCGCCCCCTCCGCCGGCCGGGGCGAGAGGGGGAGCTTCAGCCGCTCCTTCTCCCTTTCGAGATCGGCCCCGGGCGGGAGCGCGGCCACCGTCAGGCGCGGCACCTCATCGGGCGGCTCCTCCAGGGAGGAGCCGATGAGGGCGCCGGCCGCGGCCCCGTCCCCGATTTCGGAGGAGGCGAACGCCCGCAGCCGCCGGAGCT
It encodes:
- a CDS encoding ubiquinone/menaquinone biosynthesis methyltransferase; its protein translation is MTRLPGGEERARSVRRIFGAIAGRYDFLNHALSANLDRRWRAACVREVGRRLRAPSPLILDVGCGTADLALAVSRLGRVVGCDFSRPMLERGAEKVARAGRAIELLEADALHLPFGDRSFDAVVSAFVLRNLADLDRGLEEMRRVLRPGGVLAVLDFGMPRLPVVSGCYRFYFLRVLPRIGKWVSGVDGAYGYLPRSVEEFPPAEELRERAIRAGLEGVHCRRVSGGITVLLTGSRPLGE
- the aroB gene encoding 3-dehydroquinate synthase, giving the protein MKTLTVNLKERSYRVVVGGGALARSGDILSRQGFRTAPVIVANSTVLRLHGDRLLGALRGAFGPSPLIRIPDGERYKNHQTLLKIYDGLFRARADRRSWILAFGGGVTGDIAGFAAATFMRGIRFVMVPTTLLSQVDSSIGGKTGINVPQGKNLVGAFHQPSAVLADTGVLETLPGRQLRSGLFEVLKCGAIRSRPLLDYIDRRLPDILNRHPGALEHIIVAAAGIKAEVVSLDETEGGLRMILNYGHTIGHAIEAAGGYRRFTHGEAVAWGMIAALGYGRELGVLGAEETGRLNRLIRKAGPLPAVGGLGPEAVWRALLRDKKFGGGDVRMVLLRGLGEGAVFNGIDARSLRRFLGRFLGGNGDLD
- a CDS encoding thiazole synthase is translated as MAYARETDPLVLGGKTFRSRLLVGTGKYETFPLMKEALEASGAEIVTVAVRRVNLDRSSESMLDYIDTERYTLLPNTAGCYTADDAVRTAMLGREAGLSDWVKLEVIGDEKTLFPDTGALLEATRILVREGFVVLPYTNDDPVMARKLEDAGAAAIMPLGAPIGSGMGIQNPANLRIIMETVNLPVIVDAGVGTASDASLAMELGSDAVLMNTGIAGAGDPVAMARAMNLAVEAGRAAFKAGRIPRKLYATASSPSEGISR
- the thiS gene encoding sulfur carrier protein ThiS; this encodes MKTITLEINGKMRTIPPVASVRELLGVLGIEGNQVAVELNRAIVRRAEWDATPIADRDRVEIVQFVGGG
- a CDS encoding inositol monophosphatase; the protein is MNTYARELEKALEIATAAGEVALGHFGAPPPVEEKEDASPVTRADRETEHRIARMLEERFPLDGILGEEGAVLPSRSGRRWLVDPIDGTKDFVRGSPYWAVQLALEEGGRVRVGVIHCPALDETLHAAAGAGCFLNGTRVAASAVSRLDRSIVTVSGFNAASASWPGEGVRRLLEECWTVRAYGGACNVVMLARGKADVWLSGRGMEWDYAPARVVADECGARFLTRTGDGRIDRAHCVLCAPGVEREVRRLLDISCCAGADSMED
- a CDS encoding galactosyldiacylglycerol synthase; amino-acid sequence: MSHIQLFAVQPDNRERKLLGTITEADLDFLIDNLEEEFEEDDDYFLNRDTLDYLEGKGIDAELAALLRTALDENPDGVDILYIYG
- the amrS gene encoding AmmeMemoRadiSam system radical SAM enzyme; translation: MRTLSDILDERTGRGELREILDGGWVRCRACAHRCLMAEGARGACRVRRNRGGELYVPFGYVSGAQCDPIEKKPFFHVRPGALAYSFGMLGCNLCCDYCQNWITSQALRDPGSAVFPQEATAGGLVAAALDGGAGIVVSTYNEPLITGEWAAAVFREARAAGLLTGYVSNGFATPEAWDYIGPWLDLCKIDLKTFDESGYRRLGGGLEPVLDSIRTLFRRGVWVEVVTLLVPGFNDSDPQLRGMAEFIAGVSPDIPWHVTAFHPDYRMTDSRRTAPADLVRAAGIGRASGLRYVYAGNLPGRLGEWENTRCPGCGRLLIERRGYRITGRALGAEGRCPSCGRAVPGRWGEGTGPQP
- a CDS encoding methyltransferase domain-containing protein; the encoded protein is MEKITDWSQLWEELVEIRAAGRAGGGAEAPPRDPWNERARQFKQGVRRRWERPDSSRDFILSQLDAGSTVLDIGAGTGSWAALLARRARHVTAVEPSESMIAVMRESLEEEKIGNVSIVEGSWPDVYVEPHDFSLCSHAMYGYPDLEAFVLRMIACTRRTCFLLLRAPSLDGIRAEAARHIWGQPLDSPNFTIAYNILIEMGVYANVLMENTGLWKPRVSASIEEAHGDLKRFLGLTDDPEHDGYLLTLLRRRLHWRCGRYLWPPEVRSALVYWNVGGR
- a CDS encoding ABC transporter permease — encoded protein: MRKVLHVAVREFIATVTARGFLFGILLTPVIVLLMVFLLPRLTAKNAPRVDGTVAVIDISGEVAPGLARYLSPAAIRERRLEELRRLRAFASSEIGDGAAAGALIGSSLEEPPDEVPRLTVAALPPGADLEREKERLKLPLSPRPAEGALLALALVPAGAVTREGGRFEDYNLLVRDGLDDRLVDELHEGLEDSIRGARLRGSGIEPGLVAELARVERPHPRVLTEEGERRSNRILNQILPISFMVLLLISVLTSSSSLLTTTIEEKSNRIVELLLSALSSRQLMAGKILGQMAVGLVILVLYAGMGIAALASFTLTGLVDPVLLLFLLIFFVLSYFTVAALMAAVGSAVSELRDAQPLMTPIMTVFMVPWLLMVPISSHPNSLMAVVLSFIPPIGSFVTLLRMASNTPPPAWQVALAVAASAAGACASLWFAAKVFRVGVLMYGKPPTLRTLVRWARVPD